In Haloarcula limicola, the genomic stretch CTGGGAGAACATGCAGGGCCGGTTCGTCCACACCGCCGCCACCTTCCTCCACGCCTACGCCGCCGTCGCGCGCGCGCCGGTCTCGACGGAGCTTCGAGACCACGCCCGAGCGCAGGCCGACGCCGTCCTCGACGGCCTCAACGGCCTCTGGACGGGAGAGTTCTACGCGCTGCGGGAACACGAGGGCGAACTCGACGAGCGCCTCGACTCCGGGTCGCTCGCCCTGCCCGACGCGTTCCGGGAGTACGCCGCCGTCGCCGACCTCTCGGCGGCGACGCTCGACCGCCTCGTGACCCACGTCGAGGCGACGCTCGACGGCCTCGAACGCGAGACCGACGCCATCCGCGGCCTCGTCCGCTTCGAGGGCGACGACTGGCGCTGTCACGGACAGGCCGATGAGAAGGTCTGGACCGTCTCGACGGCGTGGGGGGCCAACGCGGCCGCCGAACTCGGCAGCCTCCTCGACGACGTCGACGACGACCGAGCCGCCGACGCGTACCGCCGGTCGCGGGACCTCCTGAACGAGATCCTCCCGGGCGGATCGCTCGTCCGAGCGAACGGCTATCTCCCCGAACAGTTGTTCGACGACGGGACGCCCGACTCCGCGACGCCGCTCGGGTGGCCCCACGCGCTCCGACTGGCGACCATCGCTCACCTGGAGGAGGCCGGCGAAGGGCGAGTCAGCACGCCGGAAGCCGCGGAGTAGCGAGGGTCTGAGCGCACGCGAGGACCCTCGGCGGAACGGCGACTGCAGGGAGCCGTGGAGTAGCGAGGGGCGCGCGACCACAGGGAGCGCGGCCCTCGAAAGCGACGCGGTGAGCGGTAGCGAGGCCGCGCCAGCGGCCTCGTTCAGTCGAGCGGGTAGCGCCCGCGAGACAGCGACCCGTGGGGCAGTAGCGAGGGTCTGAGCGCACGCGAAGAACCTCGGCGGAACGGGGAGGAACGACCCGTGGAGCAGTAGCGAGATCCCGTCACAGAGACTGACCTGAGAGCTAGATTTAAGCCGCCGGCAAGTGGTTCCCCGTCCGTATGAGTGGGGCGACGATACGCGGAACGATAGAGGGACTGGGCAGACGAGCGAATCCCGCGTTCGCGGCCGGGGTGGTGGCCGTCTCGATCGCGGCGCTGGCCGCCACGACAGTCGTGTCGATCCGTCAGCACACGTACGTCCACGTCATGGCGGGGGTCCTCTGGACCGGCACCGACATCTTCATCGGCGCGATCCTCGGGCCGGTCATCGGCGGTCTAGAGGAGGAACAGAGCGCCGCCGTCTTCGAGCGACTGACGCCCAAAACCGCCTTCTTCCTGCCGTCGATGGCGTTTCTCACCATCGCCTCGGGCATCGCGCTGGCGCTCCGACTGGAGATCTTCGCCCACTCGGGGCCGTGGCTCGCGCTGTTCACGGCGGCGAACGTAATCCCGATACTCCTGTTGCTCGGCTGGCGGCTGAACGCGTACGGGGACTGGCGCTGGCAGGTGCCGTTCGCCGTCGGTACCGTCGGCTCGCTGGCGTGGGTCGCCACCACTATCGGCGCGTTCCAGATGACCTCGCCGGCCATCGTCGTGGCGCTGGCGCTCGTCACCGTCCTCTCGGTGCAGGGCTTCGGCTTCTTGATGCCCGGCGAGGTCCGAATCTACAAAGAGATGGTGTCGGCCGCGCCGAACACGGGCGTCATCTCGGCGGTCGGTCAGCAAAACGCCATGCTCGGCGGCGTGCAGGGCCTCGTCCAACTGCTGCTCATCGCCGACATGGTGTACCTGCGCTGGGGCGGCTTTCCCGGGTTGCTGTAACCGTTCGAGAACCGCCCGCTACTCACTCACTCGCTCACTCGCTATCTGTCGGTGCGAACCGATGCCGGACGACGTCGTTGTCGTCGTCCCACTCGAACTCGTCGTGGACGCGAGCGAGCCGGTCGCGATAGGCGTCTAAGTCTGCGGAGCCCTCGCGCCGCGCGTCCTCGTCGGTCAGGTCGCCGAGCGTCCGCTCCGTCACGTCGGTCACTTCGTAAGTGGTCCCGTCTATATCGAACGTGTCGCCCTCGTCGGCGTAGCGGTGGCCGCGGTGCATCTGGGTGATCTCCCCG encodes the following:
- a CDS encoding ASCH domain-containing protein, translating into MAHIDAGELLPNEHVQRMAADGEITQMHRGHRYADEGDTFDIDGTTYEVTDVTERTLGDLTDEDARREGSADLDAYRDRLARVHDEFEWDDDNDVVRHRFAPTDSE